Proteins encoded by one window of Methylovirgula ligni:
- a CDS encoding efflux RND transporter permease subunit: MIGIVRIALQRPYTFVVMAMLILIFGIMAWTRTPTDVFPDIGIPVVSVVWTYNGLPPDDMSGRVIYYYERTLSSQVNDIQHIESQSLTGYGIVKVFFQPSVNINTAIAQVTAASQTVLKFLPPGITPPYVLLFNASSVPVLQLALSSTTLSQSQLFDYAQNFIRPQLATVAGAAIPSPYGGKVRQVQVDIDQQKLQSYGLSAQDVVNALAAQNLIIPMGTQKIGRFEYVVAMNDAPESIAELNRLPIKATGNSIVYMSDVAFVHDGAPPQINVVRVDGAHAVLMTIQKAGAASTLDVINGVKALLPKIRASLPPDLEIKAVGDQSSFVESSVDAVLREGVIAAALTGLMILLFLGSWRSTLIILVSIPLAILGAIAALSATGETINVMTLGGLALAVGILVDDATVTIENINWHLEHGKEIELAILDGARQIVVPATVSLLCICIVFVPMFGLGGVSGYLFRPMAKAVVFALCFSYLLSRTLVNTLARFLLATHSAQEHLEEHLAGTPHSHNPLVRFQRGFEHRFENFRSGYRRVLELALARRRVFLAGFLCVVLVSFGLVPFLGQNFFPSVTSEQIKLHVRAQTGTRIEETAALCDKIETSIRGLLPGGVASIVDNIGLPISGINMAYANSGSIGAADADILISLKPAQAEKSGHLVERLRQKLPQLYPGTTFAFLPADMVSQILNFGLPAPIDVQVIGHDIEADRAYAEKIFGRIAKVSGIADPRIQQAFNAPTLFIDVNRSLADTTGLTEKDIASSVQDTLAGSVQSAPTFWLNPKNGVSYPIVVQSPQYWEDSLGDLANVPVTAANASQLLGGVATIRRGFSSAVVSHYNVQPVVDIYATTYGRDLGSVATDIQKILDETAKEAPPGSTVVLRGQVSTMKEAYGQLFGGLALAIVLIYLLIVVNFQSWIDPFVIVSALPSALAGIVWMLFATYTTLSVPALTGAILCMGVATANSILVVSFAREKLAEGADATAAALDAGVTRFRPVLMTALAMIIGMLPMALSAEQNAPLGRAVIGGLICATCATLVFVPVLFAAVHSRAVPPSRSRARSEHLVHS; encoded by the coding sequence ATGATCGGCATTGTCAGGATCGCGCTGCAGCGTCCTTATACATTCGTCGTCATGGCGATGCTGATCCTGATTTTCGGGATTATGGCATGGACCAGAACGCCGACCGATGTCTTTCCTGACATCGGCATCCCTGTTGTCAGCGTGGTGTGGACCTATAACGGCCTGCCGCCGGATGATATGTCAGGCCGCGTCATCTATTATTATGAGCGCACGCTGAGCTCTCAGGTCAACGACATCCAGCATATCGAATCCCAGTCGCTGACCGGCTACGGCATCGTGAAAGTCTTCTTTCAGCCAAGCGTAAATATCAACACTGCGATCGCGCAGGTTACTGCGGCCTCGCAGACGGTGCTCAAGTTCCTGCCTCCGGGCATCACGCCGCCTTATGTGTTGTTGTTCAATGCCTCCAGCGTGCCGGTCCTGCAACTTGCGCTTTCGAGCACGACGCTTTCCCAATCGCAGCTCTTCGACTACGCGCAGAATTTCATCAGGCCGCAGCTCGCGACCGTCGCTGGCGCCGCCATTCCCTCACCCTATGGCGGCAAGGTCCGTCAGGTGCAGGTCGATATCGACCAGCAGAAACTGCAATCCTATGGGCTTTCCGCGCAGGACGTGGTCAACGCGCTCGCGGCACAGAATCTGATCATCCCAATGGGAACGCAGAAGATCGGCCGATTTGAATATGTCGTCGCGATGAACGACGCGCCGGAGTCGATCGCCGAGCTCAACCGGCTGCCGATCAAGGCAACGGGCAACAGTATCGTCTATATGAGCGACGTTGCTTTCGTTCATGACGGTGCGCCGCCGCAGATAAATGTCGTGCGCGTCGACGGCGCGCACGCGGTTCTGATGACGATCCAGAAAGCCGGCGCGGCCTCGACGCTCGATGTCATCAACGGTGTGAAGGCCCTGTTGCCCAAGATCCGCGCCTCGCTGCCCCCGGACCTCGAGATCAAAGCGGTCGGCGATCAGTCGAGTTTCGTCGAATCGTCCGTCGATGCGGTTTTGCGCGAGGGTGTCATCGCGGCGGCGCTGACAGGCCTGATGATCCTCCTCTTTCTCGGCAGTTGGCGTTCGACCCTGATCATCCTCGTCTCGATTCCGCTCGCGATCCTCGGTGCGATCGCGGCGCTGTCCGCCACCGGCGAGACGATCAATGTCATGACGCTGGGCGGACTGGCGCTCGCCGTCGGTATTCTCGTCGACGATGCGACGGTAACGATCGAGAATATCAACTGGCATCTGGAGCACGGCAAGGAGATCGAACTCGCCATTCTCGACGGCGCCCGACAGATCGTCGTGCCGGCGACCGTCTCGCTGCTCTGCATCTGTATCGTCTTCGTGCCGATGTTCGGATTGGGTGGCGTCTCCGGCTATCTCTTCCGGCCGATGGCCAAGGCCGTCGTTTTCGCGCTCTGCTTTTCGTATCTCCTTTCGCGTACTCTGGTGAACACGCTGGCGCGCTTCCTCCTTGCGACGCACTCTGCCCAGGAACATCTGGAAGAGCATCTCGCCGGCACGCCGCACAGTCACAATCCGCTGGTGCGGTTTCAGCGTGGCTTCGAGCATCGGTTCGAGAATTTTCGCAGCGGCTATCGTCGCGTACTCGAGCTCGCGCTGGCACGGCGACGCGTTTTCCTCGCCGGATTCCTTTGCGTCGTTCTTGTCTCCTTCGGGCTTGTGCCGTTCCTCGGCCAGAACTTCTTTCCGTCGGTGACGTCGGAGCAAATCAAGCTGCATGTCCGTGCGCAAACTGGAACGCGGATCGAGGAAACCGCGGCGCTTTGCGACAAGATCGAGACGTCGATCCGTGGACTGCTTCCCGGAGGCGTCGCTTCGATCGTCGACAATATCGGCCTGCCGATCAGCGGCATCAACATGGCTTATGCCAATTCCGGCAGTATCGGCGCGGCGGATGCCGACATTCTCATTTCGCTCAAGCCGGCGCAGGCGGAGAAGTCAGGTCATCTGGTCGAGAGGCTTCGGCAGAAGCTGCCGCAGCTTTATCCCGGAACGACCTTCGCCTTCCTGCCGGCGGATATGGTAAGTCAGATCCTCAATTTTGGCCTACCGGCGCCGATCGACGTGCAGGTTATCGGGCATGACATCGAGGCCGATCGCGCCTATGCCGAAAAAATCTTTGGCCGCATCGCCAAGGTCTCCGGCATTGCCGATCCGCGTATCCAGCAGGCGTTCAATGCGCCGACGCTGTTCATCGATGTCAATCGCTCGCTGGCAGATACGACCGGCCTCACCGAAAAGGACATCGCGAGTTCCGTTCAGGACACACTTGCCGGCAGCGTGCAGAGCGCGCCGACCTTCTGGCTCAATCCCAAGAACGGTGTGTCCTATCCGATCGTCGTCCAGTCGCCGCAATATTGGGAGGATTCGCTCGGCGATCTGGCGAATGTCCCAGTTACAGCGGCGAACGCTTCGCAACTGCTCGGCGGCGTCGCCACGATCCGCCGCGGTTTCAGCAGCGCCGTCGTCTCGCACTACAACGTTCAGCCTGTCGTCGATATTTACGCGACGACGTACGGCCGCGATCTCGGCAGCGTCGCCACCGACATTCAGAAGATTCTGGACGAGACTGCGAAGGAAGCACCACCCGGATCGACCGTCGTGCTGCGCGGGCAGGTGAGCACGATGAAAGAGGCCTATGGCCAGCTCTTCGGCGGCCTCGCTCTGGCGATCGTGCTGATCTATCTGCTGATCGTCGTCAATTTCCAGTCCTGGATAGATCCCTTCGTCATTGTCAGCGCGTTGCCATCGGCCCTTGCCGGCATCGTCTGGATGTTGTTTGCGACCTATACGACGCTTTCGGTCCCCGCACTTACTGGTGCGATCCTGTGCATGGGTGTCGCGACCGCGAACAGTATCCTCGTTGTCAGTTTCGCACGCGAAAAGCTCGCGGAGGGCGCGGATGCGACGGCTGCGGCGCTCGACGCGGGTGTGACCCGTTTCCGTCCTGTACTGATGACGGCGCTGGCAATGATCATCGGCATGCTGCCGATGGCGCTGAGCGCCGAGCAGAATGCACCGCTTGGCCGTGCCGTCATCGGCGGGCTCATCTGCGCAACCTGCGCGACACTCGTTTTCGTGCCGGTGCTGTTTGCCGCGGTTCACAGCCGCGCGGTGCCGCCCTCGCGCAGCCGCGCGCGAAGCGAACATTTGGTCCATAGCTAG
- a CDS encoding response regulator transcription factor, translated as MALEREGYAVRIADSLQQVSDAIRIHMPAVMIIDRMLHGTDSIAMIEAWREEGNRVPVLVVSALSSIDDRIRGLRAGGDDYLVKPFAIDELVARVEVLRRRANDSRVSLLRVGPLAMDLIERSVHRGDRKLELLPREFNLLEYFMRHPNQTITRAMLLTDVWHFRTLPQTNVVDVHIGKLRRKVDGPGEIPMIETVRATGFILHGDR; from the coding sequence TTGGCCCTCGAGCGGGAGGGCTACGCCGTGCGCATCGCGGATTCGTTGCAACAGGTTTCCGATGCAATCCGCATCCACATGCCCGCGGTGATGATTATAGACCGGATGCTACATGGCACCGATTCAATCGCGATGATTGAAGCCTGGCGCGAGGAAGGCAATCGCGTGCCTGTGCTTGTCGTCAGCGCGCTGTCCTCAATCGACGATCGCATCCGTGGGCTCAGAGCCGGCGGCGACGATTATCTCGTCAAGCCCTTCGCGATTGACGAGCTTGTTGCACGCGTCGAAGTGTTGCGCCGTCGCGCAAATGACTCGCGGGTCTCGCTTCTGCGCGTCGGGCCGCTGGCGATGGATTTGATCGAGCGCAGTGTGCACCGCGGAGACCGGAAGCTCGAATTGCTGCCGCGCGAGTTCAACCTGCTCGAATATTTCATGCGCCATCCGAACCAGACCATAACCAGGGCGATGCTGCTGACCGACGTCTGGCATTTTCGTACTTTGCCGCAGACCAATGTCGTCGACGTGCATATCGGCAAGCTGCGCCGCAAGGTCGACGGGCCGGGCGAAATTCCAATGATAGAAACCGTCCGGGCGACGGGATTCATATTGCATGGGGATCGCTGA
- a CDS encoding sensor histidine kinase → MGIADLLRSTAFRLAVVFAVVVTLSTAAVFAFVYWRVADADMMRAKISLADEVTKAAVEPTAQLQPELRRRLTRDLRQIEYVGLFDAAGDHVYGNVQEIPAIPLDGETHIIETTRPDGVGTESAFFAGRKRLDGSTLVLGRGLYEIRALQQSVLRALVIGIGPTILLALLAGIILSLRASRRLRDIHLAIDRVIQGNLHERLPANQIPDGIDEVVRSVNQMLDEITRLVNQLKQVGDNIAHDLRTPLTVAHIRLERALNEPEEELRETARQILGNLDRALTTVTALLRISELESGLRRSAFAPIDVAALCYDVYDFYEPIAEAKSIAMKLDLQNKVTFIGDGDLLREALTNLVDNAIKFTPQNGSVQISVQATAEGPCVRICDSGPGILPTDRDKIFKRFYRSAATDDVRGNGLGLSMAATIAELHGLTLRLDDSVSGACFEIGPTRQDGRAGKGGAAKP, encoded by the coding sequence ATGGGGATCGCTGACCTTCTTCGTTCGACGGCTTTTCGGCTGGCGGTTGTTTTCGCCGTCGTCGTAACGTTGTCGACCGCCGCGGTATTCGCCTTCGTCTACTGGCGCGTTGCCGATGCCGACATGATGCGGGCCAAAATCTCTCTTGCGGACGAGGTCACTAAAGCGGCTGTCGAACCGACCGCCCAACTCCAGCCGGAATTGAGAAGGCGGCTGACGCGCGATTTGCGGCAGATCGAATATGTCGGTCTCTTCGACGCAGCCGGCGATCATGTCTACGGCAATGTGCAGGAAATTCCGGCGATACCTCTCGACGGAGAGACGCATATTATCGAAACGACGCGGCCGGACGGCGTCGGCACGGAGTCGGCGTTCTTCGCCGGCCGCAAGCGCCTCGATGGCAGCACGTTGGTGCTGGGCCGGGGTCTCTACGAGATCCGGGCGCTGCAGCAGTCGGTCTTGCGCGCTTTGGTGATTGGCATCGGACCGACCATTCTTCTCGCCCTCCTGGCGGGGATCATTCTGAGCTTGCGCGCCTCGCGCCGGCTGCGCGACATCCATCTCGCCATCGATCGCGTGATTCAGGGCAATCTTCACGAGCGGCTACCGGCGAACCAGATTCCTGACGGCATCGACGAGGTTGTCCGCTCCGTTAACCAGATGCTTGACGAAATAACCCGGCTCGTGAACCAGCTCAAACAGGTTGGCGATAATATAGCCCACGATCTGCGGACGCCTCTTACCGTGGCGCACATCCGGCTTGAGCGTGCCCTGAATGAGCCGGAAGAGGAACTTCGCGAGACCGCGCGGCAGATTCTTGGCAATCTCGATCGCGCACTGACCACCGTCACGGCGCTGCTGCGCATCTCCGAACTTGAAAGTGGGCTGCGGCGCAGCGCCTTCGCGCCGATCGACGTCGCAGCGCTCTGCTATGATGTTTATGATTTCTACGAGCCGATAGCGGAGGCAAAGTCGATCGCCATGAAGCTCGATCTGCAAAACAAAGTTACCTTCATCGGCGACGGTGATCTTTTACGCGAGGCTTTGACGAACCTTGTCGACAACGCCATCAAGTTCACGCCGCAGAACGGAAGCGTGCAGATTTCCGTGCAAGCCACGGCGGAGGGGCCGTGTGTCCGCATCTGCGACAGCGGCCCAGGTATCCTGCCGACCGATCGCGACAAGATCTTCAAGCGCTTCTATCGCAGCGCCGCAACCGATGACGTACGCGGCAATGGCCTTGGTTTAAGCATGGCGGCGACGATCGCGGAATTACATGGATTGACTCTCCGGCTCGATGACTCCGTTTCCGGTGCCTGCTTCGAAATCGGGCCGACCCGCCAGGATGGACGCGCAGGAAAGGGCGGGGCGGCCAAGCCTTAG
- a CDS encoding TonB-dependent receptor produces the protein MILSVFAAGAARAQQAQTSSSPSALPTINVEGANKTTAPTDAYQAPYQPPPADLGPLGTQDIANAPQSVDIVPESLIDNQQAETVNDILRYLPSVEVRDQQGLEVSRPQSRGFMGSIVQNVRLDGLNYIGTSAIAGENLSGIEVLNGLAGALYGPESPSGVFNYLLKHPTDQSFFTYTESYQSQSVLTEQIDAGGRIGPDQKLGYRINIVHGGGESYVDESSVNRTLGSIDLDYRFDNNTDVEAYFGHYATDITGVAGEISYNGNSTNKSNKSTILPQAVDPSQMGIGQPGAGSNLISDTGMVKITHQINQDWRFEAGGLYENANRGVYGITDTMINNSGDYYVSKNFASVPRFTIGSNSAYLNGRVWLYGMENDIALGTNGFINGQYNYNPSLKVFTCGSVTVACGNLYSPTVLSPALSSALVHGPEYEAGKLFEQSIITGDTIHFNHQWALQAVLNTSFIHSSSYAGTGALTSSTGQNGALSPTVSLMYKPNPQLMTYFTWANSTELSDQAPTSSASTPVKNPSVFLAPYHDTMYEAGAKYAFNPNFLVTIDGFRMTRPYATTDPTSEIFGVTGMQRNWGGELFAQGDITPDISAFGGVTYIDARLEGTDNVATNNMLVIGVPHWKSDILIDLHPAYWRGFAVTGAVHYESSRAATNTNNSFADPYATLDIGGRYSTVLFGHRATARFQVVNVTNKFYYSSIADGSSIVGANGGDTAWFGLPRTFEASLQVDF, from the coding sequence TTGATTCTTTCGGTTTTCGCCGCCGGCGCGGCGCGGGCGCAGCAGGCGCAGACGTCAAGCTCTCCCTCCGCCTTGCCGACGATCAATGTCGAAGGCGCCAATAAGACGACGGCGCCGACCGACGCTTATCAAGCGCCTTATCAGCCGCCGCCGGCCGATCTCGGCCCGCTAGGCACACAGGACATCGCTAACGCCCCGCAATCGGTCGACATTGTTCCCGAATCGCTGATCGACAATCAGCAGGCCGAGACGGTCAACGATATCCTGCGCTATCTGCCCTCGGTCGAAGTGCGCGATCAGCAGGGCCTCGAAGTGTCGCGGCCGCAATCGCGCGGCTTCATGGGCTCGATCGTCCAGAACGTCCGGCTCGACGGCCTCAATTATATCGGCACCTCGGCGATCGCCGGCGAGAACCTTTCCGGCATCGAAGTTCTGAACGGTCTCGCTGGCGCGCTCTACGGGCCGGAATCGCCCTCGGGCGTCTTCAATTACTTGTTGAAGCATCCGACGGATCAGTCGTTCTTCACCTATACCGAAAGTTATCAATCGCAGAGCGTCCTGACCGAGCAGATCGACGCCGGCGGCCGCATCGGGCCGGATCAGAAGCTCGGCTATCGCATCAATATCGTCCACGGCGGTGGCGAAAGCTACGTTGACGAAAGCTCGGTCAACCGCACGCTCGGCAGCATCGATCTCGACTATCGGTTCGACAACAACACCGATGTCGAGGCCTATTTCGGCCATTACGCGACGGACATCACCGGCGTCGCGGGGGAAATTTCCTACAACGGCAACTCGACGAATAAGAGCAACAAAAGCACGATCCTGCCGCAAGCCGTCGATCCGTCCCAGATGGGTATCGGTCAGCCGGGCGCCGGCTCGAATCTGATCAGCGACACCGGCATGGTGAAGATCACGCATCAGATCAATCAGGACTGGAGATTCGAGGCCGGCGGCTTGTACGAAAACGCCAACCGCGGCGTTTACGGCATCACCGACACGATGATCAACAACAGCGGCGATTACTACGTAAGCAAGAATTTTGCCTCCGTTCCGCGTTTTACCATCGGCAGCAACAGCGCCTATCTCAACGGCCGTGTCTGGCTCTATGGAATGGAGAACGACATTGCCCTTGGCACGAATGGCTTCATCAACGGCCAGTACAATTATAATCCGTCTCTCAAGGTCTTTACCTGCGGGTCGGTGACCGTGGCATGCGGCAATCTCTATTCGCCGACCGTGCTCTCGCCAGCGCTCTCCTCGGCCTTGGTTCACGGCCCGGAATATGAGGCGGGCAAACTTTTCGAACAGTCGATCATCACCGGCGATACGATCCACTTCAATCACCAGTGGGCTTTGCAGGCGGTGTTGAACACCTCGTTCATTCACTCCTCGAGTTATGCCGGCACCGGCGCGTTGACGAGTTCGACAGGCCAGAACGGCGCGCTGAGCCCGACCGTCAGCCTGATGTACAAGCCAAACCCGCAGCTCATGACGTACTTTACCTGGGCGAACAGCACTGAATTAAGCGATCAGGCGCCGACGTCCTCGGCCTCTACCCCGGTCAAGAATCCCAGCGTTTTCCTCGCGCCCTATCACGATACGATGTACGAGGCCGGCGCCAAATATGCCTTCAATCCCAATTTCCTGGTCACGATCGACGGATTCCGTATGACCCGGCCCTATGCGACGACCGATCCCACGTCTGAGATTTTCGGGGTGACGGGCATGCAGCGCAACTGGGGTGGCGAACTCTTCGCTCAGGGCGACATCACGCCCGACATCAGTGCTTTCGGCGGCGTCACCTATATCGACGCGCGGTTGGAAGGAACCGACAATGTCGCCACCAACAATATGCTCGTGATCGGCGTGCCGCATTGGAAGAGCGACATCTTGATCGACCTCCACCCGGCTTACTGGCGTGGCTTTGCCGTCACGGGCGCGGTACATTATGAAAGCTCACGTGCCGCGACCAACACCAACAACAGCTTCGCCGATCCCTATGCGACGCTTGATATCGGCGGGCGCTATTCGACCGTTCTCTTCGGTCACCGCGCTACAGCGCGCTTCCAGGTCGTGAACGTCACCAACAAATTCTACTATTCCTCGATCGCCGATGGTTCGTCCATCGTCGGCGCCAACGGCGGTGACACGGCCTGGTTCGGCCTGCCGCGGACCTTCGAGGCGAGCCTGCAAGTGGACTTCTGA
- a CDS encoding substrate-binding domain-containing protein, protein MRGLLTGGPLNTIPRALRALLGAAALAALVATAAQAAQQATQSATEPVTIYAAGSLKAFVGLLAKEKGPLAGLDLKPTFSSAGLLRARIEAGEKPDLFLSADMASPRKLAADGRTVLPPTAFARNRMCLYAPRALGITANNLVPRLLAKEIRIRASAPVADPSGDYAIEIFDRIDKLHPGAGKILRDKAQALRDALKDEPQAAPADLFRTNKIDVMIAYCSASATLGRQVPGLAAIPLPPALDPAPVFGLAVLADRPAVLRFALFLLSERGQALLAAAGLIPLLDTTYDSLSSTR, encoded by the coding sequence ATGAGGGGACTTCTGACAGGTGGACCTTTGAACACGATCCCGCGTGCTTTGCGCGCTCTGTTGGGCGCGGCGGCCCTGGCGGCCCTTGTCGCGACAGCGGCGCAAGCCGCGCAACAGGCGACGCAAAGTGCCACCGAACCCGTCACGATCTACGCTGCGGGCTCGTTGAAAGCTTTTGTCGGTTTGCTGGCGAAGGAGAAAGGCCCGCTCGCCGGCCTCGATCTGAAGCCGACGTTCAGCAGCGCCGGCCTTTTGCGGGCGCGGATCGAGGCCGGGGAAAAGCCCGACCTCTTTCTCTCCGCCGACATGGCCTCGCCGCGCAAGCTTGCGGCGGATGGCCGGACAGTCCTGCCGCCCACCGCTTTCGCGCGCAATCGTATGTGCCTTTATGCCCCACGCGCGCTCGGCATCACGGCGAACAATCTCGTGCCGAGGCTTTTGGCCAAGGAGATCAGGATCAGGGCTTCGGCGCCGGTCGCCGACCCCAGCGGCGATTATGCGATCGAGATCTTCGACCGCATCGACAAACTGCATCCGGGCGCCGGCAAGATTTTGCGCGACAAGGCGCAGGCCCTGCGCGACGCGCTGAAAGACGAGCCGCAAGCCGCGCCGGCGGACCTGTTCCGGACCAATAAGATCGACGTGATGATCGCCTATTGCAGCGCCAGCGCGACGCTGGGGCGGCAAGTGCCGGGTCTTGCGGCAATCCCACTGCCGCCGGCGCTCGACCCCGCGCCGGTCTTCGGTCTGGCGGTTCTCGCGGATCGGCCGGCCGTGCTGCGGTTCGCCCTGTTTTTGCTCTCCGAGCGCGGACAAGCCCTTTTGGCCGCCGCCGGGCTCATTCCGCTTCTGGATACCACTTATGACAGCTTGTCGAGTACCAGATAA
- a CDS encoding MFS transporter: MSPNYRWIALIIGCALFMEQMDGTILATALPTMAHEFGVPAPSMSIALTSYLLALAIFIPTSGRLADRFGSRTMFEAAIVLFLVGSMLSGQARSISFIVIARIVQGLGGAMMIPIGRLVLLRSVDRRDMISAMSWLITPAIVGPVVGPPLGGFIVTYFGWRWIFYVNVPVGLIGLVLVRLFIAEVREEAPPADIPGFLLSGVSLGCLLFGFELGSWRGEGQLALTLIGVGLAAGLAYVSYARRRVDPVLDLSLMAVRSFRLSVIAGSLTRITQGAQPLLLPLMFQFGFGLPPVTSGIITVAGALGSLVTKSIAPGVLRRFGFRRCLIFNGVAASVGYAVCGFFRPSWPVPLIFGILFVCGTFMSFQFTALNTIAYAEISKSRISAATSFYATFQQLTLSFGVCLGSASLQFAMLISGSPIPLLWHFTAAFLIVTAISLLANYWNMKFADDAGMELSGYVPRTDRKT, encoded by the coding sequence ATGTCTCCGAACTATCGCTGGATCGCGCTGATTATCGGCTGTGCATTGTTCATGGAACAAATGGATGGCACGATATTGGCGACGGCGTTGCCGACGATGGCGCATGAATTCGGCGTCCCCGCCCCAAGCATGTCGATTGCGCTCACGTCTTATCTTCTCGCGCTGGCGATTTTCATCCCCACGAGTGGGCGGCTTGCCGACCGCTTTGGCTCGCGCACCATGTTCGAGGCGGCGATTGTGCTCTTTCTGGTCGGCTCGATGCTGTCCGGGCAGGCGAGAAGCATAAGCTTCATCGTCATCGCCCGCATCGTTCAGGGTTTGGGCGGCGCGATGATGATTCCGATCGGCCGGCTTGTGCTGCTGCGCAGCGTGGACAGGCGCGACATGATTTCGGCCATGTCGTGGCTCATCACGCCGGCCATAGTCGGCCCGGTGGTTGGACCGCCGCTCGGCGGCTTCATCGTTACTTATTTCGGCTGGCGCTGGATTTTCTACGTCAACGTGCCGGTCGGACTTATCGGGCTCGTTCTCGTCCGGCTCTTTATTGCAGAGGTGCGGGAGGAAGCGCCGCCGGCCGATATTCCTGGTTTTTTGCTGTCCGGCGTTTCGCTGGGCTGTTTGCTCTTCGGCTTCGAACTGGGGAGTTGGCGCGGAGAGGGACAGCTCGCGCTGACCCTGATCGGTGTGGGTCTTGCTGCCGGGCTGGCCTATGTCTCCTACGCGCGCCGGCGCGTGGATCCGGTGCTTGACCTGTCGTTGATGGCGGTCCGTTCTTTCCGGCTTTCGGTGATCGCGGGATCGTTGACCCGAATTACCCAGGGCGCCCAGCCGCTGCTGCTGCCGCTGATGTTCCAGTTTGGCTTCGGATTGCCGCCGGTCACGAGCGGGATCATCACCGTCGCCGGTGCCCTCGGCTCGCTGGTGACAAAGAGCATCGCTCCCGGTGTGCTGCGCCGTTTCGGCTTCCGCCGCTGTCTCATCTTTAATGGCGTCGCTGCGAGTGTGGGCTACGCGGTCTGTGGTTTCTTCCGACCCTCCTGGCCGGTGCCGCTTATCTTCGGCATTCTGTTCGTCTGCGGCACTTTCATGTCGTTTCAATTTACCGCGCTGAACACGATCGCCTATGCCGAAATTTCGAAATCGCGCATAAGCGCCGCGACGAGCTTTTATGCGACCTTTCAGCAGCTGACCTTGTCGTTCGGCGTCTGCCTTGGCTCCGCCTCGCTGCAATTTGCGATGCTGATCAGCGGAAGCCCGATCCCGTTGCTATGGCATTTCACGGCCGCTTTCCTCATCGTGACCGCCATCTCGCTGCTGGCGAATTACTGGAACATGAAATTTGCCGACGACGCGGGGATGGAACTCAGCGGTTATGTACCGCGGACGGACCGGAAGACCTGA